A single window of Microbacterium oryzae DNA harbors:
- the ilvA gene encoding threonine ammonia-lyase, with amino-acid sequence MSADTHPDAASATSAIPTLAEFESAARFLEGVVEHTPTEYSLHLSEVLGAPVHLKLENLQRTGSFKVRGATYRLSRLTEDERRHGVVAASAGNHAQGVALAAQRLGIPATIYMPLGVPVPKLLATKGYGAEVVLDGATVDVGLRRAAEHAARTGAVLIHPFDHRDVIIGQGTLGLEILDDVADVDTIIMGIGGGGLIAGVAAAAKAKAAAAGRSVRIIGVQAENAAPMPVSLEAGAPVTIETKPTIADGILVARPGDVPFAVIRELVDEVVTVSEDDIARALLVLLERAKVVVEPAGAVGVAAILAGKVRAQGTTVALLSGGNIDPLLLQRVVAHGLAASGRYMSIRIPLPDRPGQLARVSELLAEAGANVIEVLHTRHGQGMQISEVILQISVETRGEEHKLLTLQILRDAGFRPEILPE; translated from the coding sequence ATGTCCGCAGACACGCACCCGGACGCCGCCTCCGCGACCTCGGCCATCCCGACCCTCGCCGAGTTCGAGAGCGCCGCGCGCTTTCTCGAGGGCGTCGTCGAGCACACGCCGACCGAGTACTCGCTGCACCTCAGCGAGGTGCTGGGCGCGCCCGTGCACCTGAAGCTCGAGAACCTCCAGCGCACCGGCTCGTTCAAGGTGCGCGGCGCCACGTACCGGCTCTCGCGCCTGACCGAGGACGAGCGGCGCCACGGCGTCGTCGCCGCCTCCGCCGGCAACCACGCGCAGGGCGTCGCCCTCGCCGCGCAGCGCCTGGGCATCCCCGCGACGATCTACATGCCGCTCGGGGTCCCGGTGCCGAAGCTCCTCGCGACGAAGGGCTACGGGGCCGAGGTCGTGCTGGACGGCGCCACGGTCGACGTCGGCCTGCGCCGCGCGGCCGAGCATGCCGCACGCACGGGCGCGGTTCTCATCCATCCGTTCGACCACCGCGACGTCATCATCGGCCAGGGCACGCTCGGGCTCGAGATCCTCGACGACGTGGCGGATGTCGACACGATCATCATGGGGATCGGCGGCGGCGGCCTCATCGCCGGAGTCGCCGCGGCGGCGAAGGCAAAGGCGGCGGCGGCGGGGCGCTCCGTGCGGATCATCGGCGTGCAGGCCGAGAACGCCGCGCCCATGCCGGTGTCCCTCGAAGCCGGGGCGCCGGTGACGATCGAGACGAAGCCGACGATCGCCGACGGCATCCTCGTCGCGCGGCCGGGCGACGTGCCCTTCGCGGTCATCCGCGAGCTCGTCGACGAGGTCGTCACCGTCAGCGAGGACGACATCGCGCGCGCGCTGCTGGTGCTCCTCGAGCGCGCCAAGGTCGTCGTCGAACCCGCGGGCGCGGTGGGCGTCGCGGCGATCCTCGCGGGCAAGGTCCGCGCTCAGGGCACCACGGTCGCGCTGCTCTCCGGGGGCAACATCGATCCGCTCCTCCTGCAGCGGGTCGTCGCGCACGGCCTCGCGGCGTCCGGGCGCTACATGAGCATCCGCATCCCGCTGCCTGACCGACCGGGCCAGCTTGCGCGCGTGTCGGAGCTGCTCGCCGAGGCCGGGGCGAACGTCATCGAGGTGCTGCACACCCGGCACGGGCAGGGCATGCAGATCAGCGAGGTCATCCTGCAGATCTCGGTGGAGACCCGCGGTGAGGAGCACAAGCTCCTCACGCTGCAGATCCTCCGCGACGCCGGCTTCCGCCCGGAGATCCTGCCGGAGTGA